The Breoghania sp. genome has a segment encoding these proteins:
- a CDS encoding OpgC domain-containing protein, which produces MNKPHPSAGPVPDLFVGPHATGPAKKRRDPRLDFFRGIGMFIIFIAHLPEAWATLWIPARFGFSDATEIFVFCSGMASAIAFGRIFDDIGWRMGAARILYRMWQVYWAHIGLFLAIAALLAMADATGWFSIDYTSQLNLQHFFANPALNLPGLLTLTYVPNYFDILPMYIAILAMIPVVMGLKRIGGPGLAMAAVAVTWLVANFHILELPAEPWTDRPWFFNPFAWQLCFFTGFAFMRSWIAPPAVTKRAMILAALILVVTVPFAYFRILQAVPEFNAMATAIRPLTDKTHFGILRYAHFLSLAYLAWIAAGEAGARLSGSGIWGLFVKVVQKVGQQSLAVFMTSLVACQSIAIVRDYLGLTDTLFGQALSVLTGFLILIATAYVVGWFKQAPWAKKHQKHEPHSEHATAREHRAGAPLHGAPAPAE; this is translated from the coding sequence ATGAACAAGCCCCACCCTTCCGCCGGCCCCGTGCCGGACCTTTTCGTCGGCCCTCATGCGACTGGTCCGGCAAAGAAACGTCGCGATCCGCGGCTCGACTTCTTCCGCGGCATCGGCATGTTCATCATCTTCATCGCGCATTTGCCGGAGGCATGGGCCACCTTGTGGATCCCTGCCCGTTTCGGCTTTTCCGATGCGACCGAGATCTTTGTCTTCTGCTCCGGCATGGCCTCTGCCATCGCCTTTGGCCGTATCTTCGACGATATCGGCTGGCGCATGGGAGCTGCGCGCATTCTCTACCGGATGTGGCAGGTCTACTGGGCACATATCGGGTTGTTTCTGGCGATTGCCGCGCTGCTCGCCATGGCGGATGCGACCGGCTGGTTCTCCATCGATTATACCTCGCAGCTCAACCTTCAGCATTTCTTCGCCAACCCTGCGTTGAACCTGCCGGGACTGTTGACGCTGACCTATGTGCCGAACTACTTCGACATCCTGCCCATGTATATCGCGATCCTTGCAATGATCCCGGTTGTCATGGGCCTGAAGCGTATCGGCGGGCCAGGCCTTGCCATGGCGGCAGTGGCCGTAACCTGGCTCGTGGCGAACTTCCACATCCTGGAGCTTCCGGCGGAGCCGTGGACGGATCGCCCGTGGTTCTTCAACCCCTTCGCCTGGCAGCTCTGCTTTTTCACCGGCTTCGCCTTCATGCGTAGCTGGATCGCGCCGCCCGCCGTCACGAAACGCGCCATGATCTTGGCCGCCCTCATCCTGGTGGTGACGGTGCCCTTCGCCTATTTCCGCATTCTTCAGGCGGTGCCGGAATTCAACGCCATGGCGACCGCCATCCGTCCGCTGACCGACAAGACCCATTTCGGCATCCTGCGCTACGCCCATTTTCTGTCGCTCGCCTATCTGGCGTGGATCGCGGCAGGCGAAGCGGGGGCACGGCTGAGCGGATCCGGCATTTGGGGCCTGTTCGTCAAGGTGGTGCAGAAGGTTGGCCAACAGTCGCTGGCGGTCTTCATGACAAGCCTGGTCGCCTGCCAGTCCATTGCCATTGTCCGCGACTATCTAGGCCTCACCGACACATTGTTCGGACAGGCCCTGTCGGTGCTGACGGGCTTCTTGATCCTGATCGCGACTGCCTATGTGGTGGGCTGGTTCAAGCAGGCGCCCTGGGCAAAGAAGCACCAAAAGCATGAGCCGCATTCTGAGCACGCGA
- a CDS encoding tetratricopeptide repeat protein → MRLSIERVLPHYGEDHPAHGYVLGCHAFALEETGDLAAAEAVGRRAVAHSPDDAWGIHAVAHVYEMRGEREHGIAWLTGRPQGWAHCNNFRYHMWWHLALMHLDRGEIDEVLALYDSRVRHEHTDDYRDISNGASLLARLEIEGVDVGERWHELAEISTGRTEDDCLVFADLHYMLSLVGDRREEAVEKLLRQLKQRGARGQSDMDTVTASAGVQSAEALHAYQHGNYGAAFRGLAAARPNLQRVGGSHAQRDVFEQIMIEAAMRAGLLDDARTLLDERLERRGGRDGFASRRLAMLAEALNDAGNSSTEVFPATATP, encoded by the coding sequence ATGCGGCTATCCATCGAACGCGTGTTGCCTCATTACGGCGAGGACCATCCCGCTCACGGCTATGTGCTCGGTTGTCATGCCTTTGCGCTGGAAGAAACGGGCGATCTGGCTGCAGCAGAGGCGGTCGGGCGGCGCGCGGTTGCCCATTCACCGGACGACGCTTGGGGTATTCATGCCGTCGCCCACGTGTACGAGATGCGCGGCGAACGCGAACATGGCATCGCATGGCTGACCGGTCGCCCGCAGGGATGGGCTCACTGCAACAATTTCCGTTATCACATGTGGTGGCATCTGGCGCTGATGCATCTGGATCGGGGCGAGATCGACGAAGTGCTGGCACTTTATGACAGCCGTGTGCGCCACGAACACACAGACGACTATCGCGATATCTCCAACGGGGCCTCGCTTCTGGCGCGTCTGGAAATCGAGGGCGTGGATGTGGGCGAGCGCTGGCACGAGCTGGCAGAGATTTCCACCGGGCGGACCGAGGACGATTGCCTGGTCTTTGCCGATCTCCACTACATGCTCTCGCTGGTCGGCGACCGGCGAGAGGAGGCGGTGGAGAAGCTTCTGCGCCAGCTCAAGCAGCGCGGGGCGCGCGGTCAAAGCGATATGGATACCGTGACCGCAAGCGCCGGGGTGCAGAGCGCGGAGGCGCTTCATGCCTATCAGCACGGCAACTATGGCGCGGCCTTTCGCGGTTTGGCGGCGGCGCGCCCCAATCTGCAACGGGTGGGAGGCAGCCACGCACAGCGGGACGTATTTGAACAGATCATGATCGAGGCGGCCATGCGGGCTGGCCTTCTGGATGATGCGCGCACCTTGCTCGATGAGCGGCTGGAACGGCGTGGCGGACGTGACGGTTTCGCATCGCGAAGGCTTGCCATGTTGGCGGAAGCCCTCAATGATGCTGGGAATTCCTCAACGGAAGTTTTTCCCGCGACGGCGACGCCTTGA
- a CDS encoding YeeE/YedE family protein, which yields MITSNTQVRVLAVSSAAMIIVTIAGWMAGGWRVGTGSLIGIVAGFALYHASFGFTAAWRHFLRERRGAGLRAQFLLIVVTIAFAFPLMQFGRDYGLPVGGFVFPFGVSVAIGAFMFGVGMQLGNGCGSGTLFTLGGGSSRMLVTLAAFIAGSLAATAHLPFWNSLPKEKGFSLPAHFGVVGAFILTAGALGLIALLSIWLEKRTHGALETPRKTGSFLAGPWSMVLGALMIAVVSIATLIVLGRPWGITSGFALWGAKIAHTLGVDVLSWEYWQWQKAAVVERSVFADATSVMNFGIMAGAMAAAALAGKFAPKRSITAREAATAIAGGLLMGYGARLAFGCNIGAYLGGIISGSVHGWVWFAFALAGSFAALPLRRLAGMDPAKPPQVAAPVISTMQK from the coding sequence ATGATTACAAGCAACACACAAGTCCGTGTGCTGGCCGTGTCCAGCGCCGCAATGATCATCGTGACGATCGCCGGCTGGATGGCGGGCGGCTGGCGCGTGGGCACCGGCTCGCTGATCGGCATCGTCGCGGGCTTTGCCCTCTATCACGCGAGCTTCGGCTTCACCGCCGCGTGGCGGCACTTCCTGCGCGAGAGGCGTGGCGCGGGCCTGCGGGCGCAGTTTCTGCTCATCGTGGTGACAATCGCCTTCGCCTTTCCGCTCATGCAGTTCGGGCGCGACTATGGCCTGCCGGTCGGCGGATTCGTTTTTCCCTTCGGCGTTTCGGTTGCCATCGGCGCCTTCATGTTCGGCGTCGGCATGCAGCTCGGCAACGGGTGCGGATCGGGCACGCTCTTTACGCTTGGCGGCGGATCGAGCCGCATGCTTGTCACGCTCGCCGCCTTCATTGCCGGGTCTCTGGCCGCAACCGCGCATCTTCCGTTCTGGAATTCGCTGCCAAAGGAGAAAGGTTTTTCACTTCCCGCGCATTTTGGTGTGGTCGGAGCCTTCATCCTGACAGCCGGCGCGCTCGGCCTGATCGCCCTTTTGAGCATCTGGCTTGAAAAGCGCACCCATGGCGCGCTGGAAACCCCGCGCAAGACGGGTTCGTTTCTAGCCGGTCCCTGGTCGATGGTGCTGGGGGCGCTGATGATTGCGGTCGTCTCAATCGCAACCCTCATCGTGCTGGGCCGACCTTGGGGAATCACCTCGGGCTTTGCCCTGTGGGGCGCCAAGATTGCCCATACGCTCGGCGTCGATGTTCTGTCCTGGGAATATTGGCAGTGGCAAAAGGCAGCCGTGGTGGAACGGTCCGTCTTTGCCGATGCCACCTCCGTGATGAATTTCGGCATCATGGCGGGAGCCATGGCTGCGGCGGCCCTTGCCGGCAAATTCGCGCCCAAGCGCTCCATCACGGCGCGCGAGGCCGCCACCGCGATTGCCGGCGGGCTATTGATGGGCTACGGCGCACGCCTCGCCTTCGGGTGCAACATCGGCGCCTATCTCGGCGGTATCATTTCCGGCTCGGTACATGGCTGGGTCTGGTTCGCCTTCGCGCTGGCAGGGTCTTTCGCCGCGCTGCCGCTTCGCAGGCTTGCAGGCATGGATCCGGCCAAGCCGCCACAGGTTGCCGCACCTGTCATTTCTACCATGCAGAAATAG
- a CDS encoding DUF302 domain-containing protein, whose protein sequence is MRILRFPVLAIVLMMTVAGSLAVSAAPVWPNRSGWIIQPTPYTFDELTARLKRAIVDEDMNLVSQASASAGAQLQGIKIPGNSVFGVFRNDFARRMLEASLAAGIEAPIRFYVTEDPKGTATLAYKTPHMLLKPYFEDGGDALRELADELDEVFKTIAIRAIRPEGPDGTSESSPSRE, encoded by the coding sequence ATGCGGATCCTGCGCTTCCCCGTCCTCGCCATCGTCCTGATGATGACGGTGGCCGGTTCACTTGCGGTTTCGGCCGCCCCAGTCTGGCCCAATCGCAGTGGCTGGATCATTCAGCCAACCCCCTACACCTTCGACGAACTCACCGCACGCCTGAAGCGCGCAATCGTCGACGAGGACATGAACCTCGTGAGCCAGGCCAGCGCCTCAGCGGGCGCGCAATTGCAGGGCATCAAGATTCCGGGGAACAGTGTCTTCGGCGTCTTCCGCAACGATTTCGCACGCCGCATGCTTGAGGCCTCCCTCGCAGCCGGGATCGAGGCGCCCATCCGCTTCTATGTCACCGAAGACCCGAAGGGCACGGCGACACTGGCCTACAAGACGCCACACATGCTCCTCAAACCCTATTTCGAAGATGGCGGAGACGCGTTGCGCGAACTGGCAGACGAATTGGACGAGGTCTTCAAGACCATCGCCATCCGCGCCATTCGCCCAGAAGGGCCGGACGGAACTTCAGAAAGCTCGCCCTCGCGCGAATAA
- a CDS encoding thiamine pyrophosphate-binding protein, giving the protein MNGADIIALALKGAGCRTAYGIPGGEVLALVEALEGAGISFVLAKHENAAGFMAEGEWHAMADEAGAAAAPGILVATLGPGMANAVNVVANAMQDRVPLIFLTGCVDGAEAVRYTHQVFDHQAVLRPIVKASLRAEPGAISGMMEKALILAMEGQPGPVHIDVPISIAEGETCEAPKGFPRLQTLSETAAGGRALEAARARLGSATRPVMIAGVDALNEGAAREVEAFCRRFCVPLITTYKAKGIVDEEDPICLGGAGLSPRADGILMPLIEAADLVLLAGYDPIEMRVGWRDRWAAEKAVEITPVLRTHGMHRSETTLIGGIAPTLAALGQDIEPRATWADCEPASAREALSRAFAPEPDGWGPATVFHVLRDVMPRATVATADSGAHRILLSQIWRCAMPRALLQSSGLCTMACALPLGAGHRRARPDAPVIVFVGDAGLEMGLGELATVRDLKLPLIVVVLVDASLALIELKQRGSQRPNAGVDFGETDFPAVAAAFGGAGVWVEDAATLRREAQAALGCDSFTLLACRIGRRAYDGKI; this is encoded by the coding sequence ATGAACGGAGCTGATATTATCGCCCTGGCGCTGAAGGGCGCCGGCTGCCGCACGGCCTATGGTATTCCCGGCGGCGAGGTTCTGGCGCTGGTTGAGGCGCTGGAGGGGGCGGGGATCTCCTTTGTCCTGGCAAAGCACGAAAACGCTGCCGGATTCATGGCCGAGGGCGAATGGCACGCCATGGCGGATGAAGCCGGGGCCGCCGCCGCACCGGGCATCCTCGTTGCGACGCTTGGGCCCGGTATGGCCAATGCGGTGAATGTGGTCGCCAACGCCATGCAGGACCGCGTTCCGCTGATCTTCCTGACCGGCTGCGTCGATGGCGCGGAAGCGGTCCGCTACACCCACCAGGTTTTCGATCACCAGGCCGTGCTCCGCCCGATCGTCAAGGCATCCTTGCGCGCCGAGCCCGGCGCGATTTCCGGGATGATGGAAAAGGCGCTGATCCTGGCGATGGAGGGGCAGCCCGGCCCCGTCCACATCGATGTGCCGATTTCGATTGCGGAAGGGGAGACCTGCGAGGCCCCGAAAGGTTTCCCGCGCCTGCAGACCCTCAGCGAGACCGCTGCCGGTGGCCGGGCGCTGGAAGCCGCCCGCGCGCGTCTCGGCTCAGCGACACGCCCGGTGATGATCGCTGGCGTCGATGCGCTGAACGAGGGGGCCGCGCGGGAAGTGGAAGCCTTCTGCCGCCGCTTTTGCGTGCCGCTCATCACCACCTACAAGGCCAAGGGCATCGTGGATGAGGAGGACCCGATCTGCCTCGGCGGGGCGGGTCTTTCCCCGCGCGCAGATGGTATCTTGATGCCACTGATTGAGGCCGCCGATCTGGTGCTTCTGGCGGGCTATGACCCTATCGAGATGCGCGTTGGCTGGCGTGACCGCTGGGCGGCTGAAAAGGCCGTGGAAATCACTCCCGTTCTGCGCACCCATGGCATGCACCGGTCAGAAACAACGCTGATTGGCGGGATTGCTCCCACATTGGCGGCGCTTGGCCAAGACATCGAGCCGCGCGCCACATGGGCCGATTGCGAACCTGCCAGCGCGCGCGAAGCCTTGTCGCGGGCCTTTGCGCCGGAACCTGACGGCTGGGGGCCGGCGACCGTCTTTCATGTACTGCGTGATGTCATGCCGCGCGCGACAGTGGCAACCGCCGACAGCGGGGCCCATCGCATCCTTTTGTCGCAAATCTGGCGCTGTGCGATGCCGCGCGCGCTTTTGCAATCCTCAGGTCTTTGCACCATGGCCTGCGCGCTTCCGCTGGGCGCAGGCCACAGGCGGGCAAGGCCGGATGCTCCGGTCATCGTCTTTGTTGGCGACGCGGGACTGGAAATGGGGCTTGGCGAACTGGCGACGGTGCGCGACCTGAAGCTTCCCCTCATCGTGGTCGTTCTGGTCGACGCGTCCCTGGCGCTTATCGAGCTGAAGCAGCGAGGTTCCCAACGCCCGAATGCGGGCGTCGATTTCGGCGAGACCGATTTTCCCGCTGTGGCAGCCGCGTTCGGCGGGGCAGGCGTCTGGGTAGAAGATGCAGCAACGCTGCGTCGCGAGGCACAAGCGGCCCTTGGGTGCGACAGCTTCACCCTTCTCGCCTGCCGTATCGGCAGGCGCGCCTATGATGGCAAGATCTGA
- a CDS encoding alpha/beta hydrolase-fold protein → MLRGFLGGACFAALMFGLSPAGAAEPAARTTEPCGVEAACTVPSGEYRVRLPGRAKPSERIGAILYLHGYGGTAENAIRNKALVRMASDLGVALIAPQGADRSWSFPGSPQERRDDIAFVAAVLDDATRRLPIDPDKIMASGFSVGGSMVWYLACNLGDRFAGFAPVAGAFWEPLPHSCPGPEPNLFHVHGTSDTVVPMAGRAIGDRARQGDVMEGWKLWETKGACAGEVPESFSLERLGLECERRARCNGKTLELCLHPGGHAFKAVWVARAWRELAALKGWRVPARIE, encoded by the coding sequence GTGCTGCGGGGATTTCTCGGCGGTGCGTGCTTTGCCGCGCTGATGTTCGGGTTGAGCCCTGCGGGCGCTGCCGAACCCGCTGCAAGGACGACGGAACCCTGCGGTGTGGAAGCGGCCTGCACCGTTCCCAGCGGTGAATATCGCGTCCGCCTGCCGGGGCGTGCGAAGCCCAGCGAGCGTATCGGCGCGATTCTTTATCTGCACGGCTATGGCGGCACGGCGGAAAACGCCATCCGCAACAAGGCCCTTGTCCGCATGGCTTCCGATCTCGGCGTGGCGTTGATTGCGCCGCAAGGCGCGGACAGGTCATGGTCTTTTCCCGGAAGCCCGCAGGAACGGCGTGACGACATCGCCTTTGTCGCTGCGGTTCTCGATGATGCCACCCGCCGCCTGCCCATCGATCCGGACAAGATCATGGCTTCGGGCTTTTCGGTTGGCGGATCGATGGTCTGGTATCTCGCCTGCAATCTGGGCGACCGCTTCGCGGGCTTTGCGCCCGTGGCCGGGGCGTTCTGGGAGCCGCTCCCGCACAGCTGCCCCGGTCCGGAGCCGAACCTCTTTCACGTCCACGGGACTTCCGACACCGTGGTGCCGATGGCGGGGCGCGCCATCGGAGATCGCGCCCGCCAAGGCGACGTGATGGAGGGCTGGAAGTTGTGGGAGACGAAAGGGGCCTGTGCGGGTGAAGTGCCGGAGAGCTTCTCGCTTGAAAGGCTCGGCCTTGAGTGCGAGCGCCGTGCGCGCTGCAACGGCAAGACACTGGAGCTTTGCCTCCATCCGGGCGGGCACGCCTTCAAGGCGGTATGGGTGGCGCGCGCCTGGCGCGAGCTCGCGGCTCTCAAGGGCTGGCGGGTGCCGGCAAGGATCGAATAG
- a CDS encoding MBL fold metallo-hydrolase: protein MPLTMRFCGAAGTVTGSCYWLRTQKSSFLIDCGMFQGNKTLQALNYEPFPFDAARIDFVLQTHAHIDHSGLLPKLYKEGFRGPIRATSGTADLLSYMLPDSAFIQEMETEQLNRRNSRRGKPQVEPAYTREDAAECLELFRCVEYERWVDVAPGIRFRMWNAGHILGSASIELEVADAGRAAPLRLLFSGDIGPDHKLFHPDPEASSNFDYVICESTYGGRPRERRNAEQRREILAREVRDALQAGGNLLIPSFAVERTQELLADLTLLQESGAINHAPIFLDSPLAIRATEVFEQHAHELEELSKQPHLIDNPNIRFTETVEESKAINRIRGGAIILAASGMCDAGRIRHHLLQHLWRPDSTVLLVGYQAPGTMGRMLSEGKAQVTIQGNPIRVRARIREIDVYSGHADHGELVEWIDERKPIGCLLLTHGDPEASKALREAVIAKGMEADKVLLPQIDDCYDFEAGKLVPSVNRKPVTRRVEPDAIIRPDWHNDAAQLLLDIRAQIDAAADERAKKVVIRHLRRALEEM, encoded by the coding sequence ATGCCGTTGACCATGCGTTTTTGCGGGGCGGCCGGAACCGTGACCGGTTCGTGTTACTGGTTGCGCACGCAAAAGTCCTCCTTCCTCATCGATTGCGGCATGTTTCAGGGCAACAAGACCCTTCAGGCCTTGAACTACGAGCCCTTCCCCTTCGACGCCGCGCGGATCGACTTCGTGCTCCAGACGCACGCTCATATCGATCATTCCGGCCTTTTGCCGAAGCTCTACAAGGAAGGCTTTCGCGGGCCGATCCGGGCCACGTCCGGCACTGCGGATCTGCTCTCCTACATGCTCCCCGACAGCGCCTTCATTCAGGAAATGGAAACCGAACAGCTCAATCGCCGCAATTCGCGGCGTGGCAAGCCGCAGGTGGAGCCCGCCTATACCCGTGAAGATGCGGCCGAGTGCCTGGAGCTGTTCCGCTGCGTGGAATATGAACGCTGGGTGGATGTCGCCCCTGGCATCCGTTTCCGCATGTGGAATGCGGGGCATATCCTCGGCTCCGCCTCCATTGAGCTGGAGGTGGCCGATGCGGGACGCGCCGCGCCGCTCAGGTTGCTCTTTTCCGGTGATATCGGCCCCGATCACAAGCTCTTCCATCCCGACCCGGAAGCGTCCAGCAATTTCGACTATGTGATCTGCGAATCCACCTATGGCGGACGTCCGCGCGAACGGCGCAATGCGGAACAGCGGCGTGAAATTCTCGCCCGCGAGGTACGTGACGCCCTTCAGGCGGGTGGCAACCTGTTGATCCCGAGTTTCGCTGTGGAGCGCACACAGGAGCTGCTGGCTGACCTGACGCTTCTTCAGGAATCCGGCGCCATCAATCATGCGCCGATCTTCCTCGACAGTCCGCTTGCCATCCGCGCCACGGAGGTGTTCGAACAGCACGCCCATGAGCTGGAAGAACTCAGCAAACAGCCGCACCTGATCGACAACCCCAACATTCGATTCACCGAGACGGTGGAGGAGAGCAAGGCAATCAACCGGATCCGGGGCGGGGCGATCATTCTGGCCGCCAGCGGCATGTGCGATGCGGGCCGCATCCGTCACCACCTGCTGCAACATCTCTGGCGGCCCGATTCAACCGTGCTTCTCGTCGGCTATCAGGCGCCGGGCACCATGGGGCGCATGCTGTCCGAGGGCAAGGCGCAGGTGACCATTCAGGGCAACCCCATTCGTGTGCGCGCCCGCATCCGCGAGATCGACGTCTATTCCGGCCATGCCGATCACGGCGAACTGGTGGAGTGGATCGACGAGCGCAAGCCTATTGGTTGCCTGTTGCTGACACATGGCGACCCGGAAGCGAGCAAGGCCCTGCGCGAGGCAGTGATCGCCAAAGGCATGGAAGCCGACAAGGTGCTGCTGCCCCAGATCGACGACTGCTACGATTTCGAGGCCGGGAAGCTGGTTCCTTCGGTGAACAGGAAGCCAGTGACGCGCCGCGTGGAGCCGGATGCGATCATCCGGCCCGACTGGCACAACGACGCGGCCCAACTATTGCTCGATATTCGCGCCCAGATCGACGCCGCCGCCGACGAACGCGCGAAGAAGGTCGTCATTCGCCATCTGCGCCGTGCGCTGGAAGAAATGTGA
- a CDS encoding flavin reductase family protein: MIRPEKHDYPVEKALQFLEPGPVMLLTSHHEGKSNIITLGWHSVLAFPPSLVGCKIEARTHSYQMVLASRECVINLPGPDMFELATEIGTCSGANVDKFARFGLTQKKADLVSAPLIDECHACFECRIHDDAMVEHYNYFIFEIIKAHVSDAPDASSTFHCTPDGEYVLSDEFLRRK, translated from the coding sequence TTGATCAGGCCCGAAAAGCACGACTACCCGGTCGAAAAGGCGCTCCAGTTTCTTGAGCCCGGCCCCGTAATGCTGCTGACGTCGCATCACGAGGGGAAATCCAACATCATCACGCTCGGCTGGCACTCCGTCCTTGCGTTCCCCCCCTCGCTTGTCGGCTGCAAGATCGAGGCGCGGACCCACAGTTACCAGATGGTGCTGGCCTCACGTGAATGCGTGATCAATCTGCCGGGCCCGGACATGTTCGAGCTCGCCACCGAGATCGGAACCTGTTCCGGCGCGAATGTGGACAAGTTCGCCCGGTTCGGCCTCACGCAAAAGAAGGCCGATCTTGTCTCCGCTCCGCTGATCGACGAATGCCATGCGTGTTTCGAGTGCCGCATTCACGACGACGCCATGGTGGAGCACTACAACTACTTCATCTTCGAGATCATCAAGGCCCATGTCTCCGACGCCCCGGACGCATCCTCGACCTTCCACTGCACACCGGATGGCGAATATGTGCTCTCCGACGAATTTCTGCGCCGAAAGTGA
- a CDS encoding tetratricopeptide repeat protein, with the protein MSENPGQRFMSATARKDWPEAEAALRDLLLADPRNAALHCNLARVLNMQGRPAEAFRSVRDCLTLDPDHRAARFEKASCLMALGRLDDAEAAFTAYLRSYPDDTDAHAGRARLRLRLGDPQRALEDCERALKGAPELKLPQGSAALVGSGAGKTIPLPLSGRRDVMRAAIVTLFPKADTVGTPLENGAPG; encoded by the coding sequence GTGAGCGAGAATCCTGGTCAGCGTTTCATGTCGGCAACCGCCCGCAAGGACTGGCCGGAGGCGGAAGCGGCCTTGCGTGACCTGTTGCTCGCCGACCCGCGAAACGCCGCGCTTCACTGTAATCTCGCCCGCGTGCTGAACATGCAGGGCCGTCCCGCTGAGGCGTTTCGATCCGTGCGCGACTGTCTTACCCTTGACCCCGATCACCGTGCCGCGCGTTTCGAGAAGGCCTCCTGCCTGATGGCGCTGGGCCGTCTGGATGATGCGGAAGCCGCCTTCACCGCCTATCTGCGGTCCTATCCCGATGATACGGATGCCCATGCGGGCCGTGCCCGGCTGCGGCTCAGGCTCGGCGATCCGCAGCGTGCTCTTGAGGATTGTGAACGTGCGCTGAAAGGTGCGCCGGAACTGAAGCTGCCACAAGGATCTGCGGCCTTGGTGGGGAGTGGCGCGGGCAAGACGATCCCGCTGCCCCTTTCAGGCAGGCGAGATGTCATGCGCGCGGCGATCGTCACGCTGTTTCCCAAGGCCGACACGGTCGGCACCCCTTTGGAAAACGGCGCGCCGGGCTGA
- the phnN gene encoding phosphonate metabolism protein/1,5-bisphosphokinase (PRPP-forming) PhnN, protein MGESVEAEREVDTSEAPLSGCFVAVVGPSGVGKDSLLAYAREHLSRDGRFVFVRRIVTRIADAALEDHDSLSPEAFDEARSSGRFALAWRAHDLGYALPGEIRHDLASGRTVIANISRASIEAARREFASCRIVSVTAPREIVARRLAARGRETASEIEARLNRDQPCPSGADVIEIDNSGDLAEAGARLVSALEELTGKRV, encoded by the coding sequence ATGGGAGAGAGTGTCGAGGCTGAGCGCGAAGTGGATACGTCGGAGGCTCCATTGTCCGGCTGTTTCGTTGCCGTGGTGGGACCGAGCGGTGTCGGCAAGGACAGCCTGCTGGCCTATGCCCGCGAACATCTCTCCCGCGATGGGCGGTTCGTTTTCGTGCGCCGCATCGTGACCCGCATCGCGGATGCTGCCCTTGAGGATCACGACAGCCTGAGCCCGGAAGCATTTGACGAGGCGCGAAGCTCGGGCCGTTTCGCGCTCGCCTGGCGCGCGCATGATCTTGGTTATGCGCTACCCGGTGAAATCCGCCATGATCTTGCGAGTGGACGCACGGTGATCGCCAATATTTCGCGCGCCAGTATCGAGGCCGCCCGACGGGAATTCGCGTCGTGCCGTATTGTATCGGTCACCGCGCCGCGTGAGATCGTTGCCCGTCGTCTGGCTGCGCGGGGCCGGGAAACGGCCTCCGAGATCGAGGCACGGCTGAACCGCGACCAGCCCTGTCCGAGCGGTGCGGACGTAATTGAGATCGACAATTCGGGTGATCTGGCGGAAGCTGGAGCGCGGCTCGTTTCGGCGTTGGAGGAACTGACGGGAAAACGGGTCTGA